In the genome of Panthera uncia isolate 11264 chromosome B3 unlocalized genomic scaffold, Puncia_PCG_1.0 HiC_scaffold_1, whole genome shotgun sequence, one region contains:
- the LOC125909373 gene encoding LOW QUALITY PROTEIN: high mobility group protein B3-like (The sequence of the model RefSeq protein was modified relative to this genomic sequence to represent the inferred CDS: deleted 1 base in 1 codon; substituted 1 base at 1 genomic stop codon) codes for MAKGDPKKPKGKVSAYAVFVXTCREEHKKKNPEAPVNFAEFSKKCSERWKTMSEKEKSKFDEMAKADKVRYDWEMKDYGPAKGGKMKKDPNAPKRPPSGFFLSCSEFRPKIKSTNPGISVGDVAKKLDEMWDNLSDSEKRPYDNKAVELKEKYEKDVVDRKSKGKFDGAKAPAKVARKKVEEEDEENEEEGEEEEEEEEE; via the exons ATGGCTAAAGGTGATCCCAAGAAACCAAAGGGCAAGGTGTCTGCTTATGCCGTCTTTGTGTAGACGTGCAGAGAGGAACATAAGAAGAAAAACCCAGAGGCCCCTGTCAATTTTGCAGAATTTTCCAAGAAGTGCTCTGAGAGGTGGAAGACAATGtctgagaaagagaaatctaAATTTGATGAAATGGCAAAGGCAGATAAAGTGCGCTATGATTGGGAAATGAAGGATTATGGACCAGCTAAGGGAGGCAAGATGAAGAAGGACCCTAACGCCCCCAAAAGGCCACCGTCTGGATTCTTCCTGTCCTGTTCAGAATTCCGCCCCAAGATCAAATCTACAAACCCTGGTATCTCCGTTGGAGATGTGGCAAAGAAGCTGGATGAGATGTGGGATAACTTAAGTGACAGTGAAAAGCGGCCTTACGACAACAAGGCGGTGGAGCTAAAGGAGAAGTACGAGAAGGATGTCGTCGACCGTAAGTCTAAAGGAAAGTTTGATGGCGCAAAAGCG CCTGCAAAAGTTGCCCGGAAAAAGgtggaagaggaagatgaagaaaatgaggaggaaggggaggaggaggaggaggaagaggaggaataa